The following coding sequences lie in one Candidatus Eremiobacterota bacterium genomic window:
- a CDS encoding DUF2029 domain-containing protein: protein MKPFPNAPLEQPGYRYMDDRRRLIALSFLILGILWVIQGALTVKGAGDDWKIFWNAAHYVGTPELLSRARFAYTPGVAWALWLIGGFSRTASYFIYSAFMLCCAFLASFLASRVYRLPVLVTSAMLVAWFPLTIAVCLGQNTPFGLLLVMLAIYAFVRRDETLLGLAVGLSFYKPTVGIPLFVLLVVFQQRKATCIVAVTLVIWYALSAAAVHDALWPRPYIHMLSSLYNYDRAVDGDYAIGIPGILIHVGLSPIEGWVLAIVSLVSCAMLLTRTSRIEAATMLPAIALATAPHAYGYDALLMLPVLWLLVTSATPKRIAVAVAAFIVAPMYVFSRVIHFDPLALPVIGFTAAWVVNRLREDPRGEAAI from the coding sequence TTGAAACCATTTCCAAACGCGCCGCTGGAACAACCCGGTTACCGTTATATGGATGACAGGCGCCGCCTCATAGCGTTGTCGTTCTTAATTCTCGGGATTCTATGGGTAATACAGGGAGCCCTTACGGTCAAAGGCGCGGGCGACGACTGGAAGATCTTTTGGAACGCGGCGCATTATGTTGGTACACCAGAGCTATTGAGTCGCGCGCGTTTCGCCTACACACCCGGCGTGGCATGGGCTCTGTGGCTCATTGGCGGGTTCAGTCGAACCGCCAGTTATTTCATTTATTCAGCATTCATGCTGTGTTGCGCATTTCTGGCCTCTTTTCTGGCTTCAAGGGTTTATCGATTGCCTGTGCTCGTAACGAGCGCAATGCTCGTAGCGTGGTTTCCACTGACTATTGCAGTTTGCCTAGGGCAGAATACGCCGTTCGGACTTTTGCTTGTCATGCTGGCGATCTATGCATTCGTCAGGCGCGACGAGACGCTCTTGGGTCTTGCCGTGGGACTCAGTTTTTATAAGCCCACAGTTGGCATACCACTTTTCGTGTTACTTGTTGTCTTTCAACAACGGAAAGCAACATGCATCGTCGCGGTCACTTTGGTGATCTGGTACGCCTTGAGCGCGGCCGCTGTCCATGATGCGTTATGGCCACGACCGTACATCCACATGCTGTCGAGTTTATATAACTACGATCGTGCTGTTGATGGCGATTACGCCATCGGCATTCCAGGCATCTTGATCCATGTCGGACTTTCGCCGATTGAAGGCTGGGTTCTGGCCATTGTGTCATTGGTCTCCTGCGCCATGCTCCTAACGCGAACATCGCGCATAGAGGCGGCGACGATGTTGCCAGCAATTGCTTTAGCAACGGCGCCCCACGCATATGGCTACGACGCGCTGCTGATGTTACCAGTCCTTTGGCTATTGGTCACGAGCGCGACCCCAAAAAGGATCGCTGTGGCGGTTGCGGCGTTTATCGTTGCTCCAATGTACGTCTTCTCGCGCGTCATACATTTCGATCCCCTGGCGCTGCCAGTGATAGGTTTTACTGCTGCGTGGGTGGTCAACCGGCTCCGTGAAGACCCGCGTGGCGAAGCTGCGATATGA
- a CDS encoding DHA2 family efflux MFS transporter permease subunit — MQSSFHHRPGAPVALITLTVMLGLIMAIIDTTIVNVALTTIGGNLGATVDEVAWVATGYILANVVIMPLNGWLTALMGRKAFYATSLALFTVASFFCGTARSIWVLVIYRVIQGIGGGALQPTAQAILFETFPAERRGAAMAIFGMGAMVGPAIGPTLGGWIVDNASWPLIFYINVPIGIAACLMTLAFIPNPKYIAKPKGGIDWIGLGLLTAGLASLQFVLEQGERDDWFQSQTILLFSTIAIVSLVVFVIKTLRDRYPLVDLNVFRFRSFSVGSFLGIIMGFGLFGTALVLPLFFQNTLGFTAFDTGMALMPGAFSTAISMMIIGRMLNRIDGRWSIVFGTLLFAWSTWLLGGLTVQAGYWDVFWPRVVQGFALGFLFVPLTTIALSDVPVPKLAGATGVLTLLRQLGGSLGIAILTTLLTHQTAIAWNVLASGVTQTHGYSVGQLTGMVAQQSTMIAYNYVFRVTAVVFVLSTPLVFLIRRRPRAAAVAAPEQQAA; from the coding sequence ATGCAGAGTTCGTTTCATCACCGACCAGGCGCTCCGGTCGCGCTGATTACCTTGACGGTCATGCTCGGCCTGATTATGGCGATCATCGACACGACCATCGTCAACGTCGCATTGACGACGATCGGCGGCAATCTCGGCGCGACGGTCGACGAGGTTGCTTGGGTGGCGACGGGTTACATTCTCGCTAACGTCGTCATCATGCCGCTCAACGGCTGGCTGACCGCACTGATGGGCCGCAAGGCCTTTTACGCAACGTCTCTGGCGCTCTTTACGGTGGCGTCGTTTTTTTGCGGAACGGCGCGTTCGATCTGGGTGCTCGTGATTTACCGCGTCATTCAGGGCATCGGCGGCGGCGCACTTCAGCCGACCGCACAAGCCATTCTTTTTGAGACCTTCCCGGCCGAACGACGCGGCGCGGCAATGGCGATCTTCGGGATGGGCGCAATGGTGGGTCCGGCCATCGGCCCGACCTTGGGCGGTTGGATCGTCGATAATGCCAGTTGGCCCCTCATCTTCTACATCAACGTCCCCATCGGCATCGCCGCCTGCTTAATGACGCTCGCCTTCATTCCAAATCCGAAGTATATCGCCAAACCCAAGGGCGGAATCGATTGGATCGGACTCGGTCTGCTGACCGCCGGCCTCGCATCGTTGCAGTTCGTCCTCGAGCAAGGCGAGCGTGACGACTGGTTCCAATCGCAGACGATTCTGCTCTTCAGCACGATCGCTATCGTTTCGCTCGTGGTCTTCGTGATCAAGACGTTGCGCGACCGATACCCATTGGTCGACTTGAACGTTTTTCGCTTTCGCTCGTTCTCGGTCGGTTCGTTCTTGGGGATCATCATGGGCTTCGGTCTCTTTGGAACGGCCCTCGTTCTTCCGCTCTTCTTTCAAAATACGTTGGGTTTTACCGCGTTCGACACCGGTATGGCGCTGATGCCTGGCGCCTTCTCAACCGCCATTTCGATGATGATTATCGGGCGCATGCTCAACCGCATCGATGGTCGCTGGTCGATTGTCTTCGGGACCCTGCTGTTTGCATGGTCGACCTGGCTTTTGGGAGGCCTCACGGTACAGGCCGGATATTGGGACGTCTTTTGGCCGCGCGTCGTGCAGGGATTCGCGCTCGGCTTTCTTTTCGTGCCGCTCACCACCATTGCGCTCAGCGACGTGCCGGTGCCCAAGCTCGCCGGTGCGACCGGCGTTCTGACGCTCTTACGCCAGCTCGGCGGCAGCCTCGGCATCGCGATCTTGACGACACTGCTCACGCACCAGACCGCAATAGCGTGGAATGTGCTGGCGTCGGGCGTTACGCAGACCCACGGTTATTCCGTCGGCCAGCTGACCGGTATGGTCGCCCAGCAATCGACGATGATCGCCTACAACTACGTCTTCCGCGTAACCGCCGTCGTCTTCGTTCTTTCAACACCACTGGTCTTTTTGATTCGACGCCGCCCGCGGGCGGCAGCAGTCGCCGCGCCCGAACAACAAGCGGCCTGA